In the genome of Microcoleus vaginatus PCC 9802, the window ATTTACGATACTCCACCGCTTTTGGGTTTGGCGGATGCGAATTTGTTGGCGGCTCACACTAACGGATTGATGCTGGTAGTGGGGCTGCACCAAACTGAGCGGGAGGCGCTGTTGTTGGCTTTTGAAGATTTAAAAATGGCGGGAATTCCGCTGTTGGGAATGGTGGCGAATAACGATAAAGGCAGCAGGTATTACTATCAGTCTTACGTGCAGGATTACGTCCAGGAACAGTCTGTTTAAGGGAGAGGAATTGAGAAATGTGTAGTGGAACAGGCCGGAAAGCCTGTTCTTGAGAATGCAAGGCGGGCGGGATACCCGACAAGATATTTCATCCATCTTGCACCATTAATTGTGAATAAAGCTGTCAGGGGCGGGCGGGACGCCCCACAAAAACATTTAACTTTTGTGGAACAGGTCGTCTAGCCTGTTCTTGAGATTTGTGCGTGATTTCAGAAAGACAAATTTTCTTAAGATTTGCGATCGAGACTCTGAACTATAATTAAAAGTAGAGAAATTTAAACAAATCGCGGCACTTGCAACTTGGCAAGACCTGAAAGAAAACGTGGCTGGTAAATTCCTATTTTGTAATACCTTGATACAACTCCCTGCCGAGGCTGAAAACTAGCAGGGAGTTTTGTGTTTTTCACACAGGAGATGAAACCATGGCTATTGCTACTATCAACCCGGCAACGGGAGAAACGCTGAAAACTTTCGAGCAGATCGCGGATGAGGTAATAGAAGCTAAGCTGGAATTAGCACAGCAAGCTTTTAAAAAATACCGCCAACTGCCGTTTGAGCAGAGAGCCCTGTGGATGCAGAAAGCTGCAGACATCTTGGAGCGCGATCGCGAAATTTACGCTGAAATGATGACCCGGGAAATGGGCAAAACGCTCAAATCTGCGATCGGCGAAGTGGAAAAATGCGCCTTAGTTTGCCGCTATTACGCCAAAAATGCCGCTCAATTTATGGCAGACGTACCGGCAACCACTGACGCTAGCAGCAGCTTTGTCCGCTACCAACCGCTGGGCCCTATTTTAGCCGTTATGCCGTGGAATTTCCCATTTTGGCAAGTTTTTCGGTTTGCGGCGCCAGCACTGATGGCGGGCAATGTCGGCTTGCTAAAACACGCTTCCAACGTGCCTCAGTGCGCTTTGAAAATCGAAGAAATTTTCACGCTTGCTGGCTTTCCCGAAGGAGTTTTTCAAACTTTGTTAGTCGGCGCCGACAAAGTAGCCGATCTCATTGCGGACGATCGCATAAAAGCAGCAACTCTCACCGGTAGCGAACCAGCGGGTGAAAGTTTGGCAGCAAATGCGGGCAAAAATTTGAAAAAAGTAGTGCTGGAATTGGGAGGAAGCGACCCCTTTATTGTGATGTCCAGCGCCGATTTACCTGCAGCTTTATCAACTGCTGTGACAGCCCGGATGCTCAATAACGGTCAATCTTGCATCGCCGCCAAACGCTTTATTTTAGCAGAAGAGATTGCCGACGAATTCATCACAGGATTTGTCGAAAAATTCGAGCAATTAAAAGTAGGCGATCCGATGTTGCCCGAAACCGATATCGGCCCTTTAGCGACTCCCACAATCCTCAAAGACTTGGACAATCAAGTGCAAAATTGCGTCCAATCGGGAGCAAAACTTCTGACAGGTGGCCGCCCATTGTCAGAGAAGGCCGGCAATTTCTACTTGCCAACTATTCTGGCAGACATTCCCCCGAATGCCTCTGCCCGTCAAGAAGAATTTTTCGGACCCGTAGCTTTAGTATTCCGAGTTGCAGACATGGATGAGGCGATCGCCCTCGCAAACAGCACATCTTTTGGCTTGGGTGCGTCAGCTTGGACTACAGT includes:
- a CDS encoding NAD-dependent succinate-semialdehyde dehydrogenase; this encodes MAIATINPATGETLKTFEQIADEVIEAKLELAQQAFKKYRQLPFEQRALWMQKAADILERDREIYAEMMTREMGKTLKSAIGEVEKCALVCRYYAKNAAQFMADVPATTDASSSFVRYQPLGPILAVMPWNFPFWQVFRFAAPALMAGNVGLLKHASNVPQCALKIEEIFTLAGFPEGVFQTLLVGADKVADLIADDRIKAATLTGSEPAGESLAANAGKNLKKVVLELGGSDPFIVMSSADLPAALSTAVTARMLNNGQSCIAAKRFILAEEIADEFITGFVEKFEQLKVGDPMLPETDIGPLATPTILKDLDNQVQNCVQSGAKLLTGGRPLSEKAGNFYLPTILADIPPNASARQEEFFGPVALVFRVADMDEAIALANSTSFGLGASAWTTVNSESDRFISELEAGAVFINGLVKSDPRLPFGGIKRSGYGRELSIQGMHEFVNIKTVWVK